In a genomic window of Methanogenium sp. S4BF:
- a CDS encoding MBL fold metallo-hydrolase, whose product MTPIEVHPIRLGIANAYLVRQEGTILVDTGDAGSEDAILEAAKQLGIAPGDIRLILLTHGHADHAGSASSLRTMTGAKVAIHRDDAEKLRSGNQGRLRARCITGRILGLFFNAKKKAHYPPLEPDILITDSLDLRTYGVDGTVIPTPGHTPGSVSVILGDNEAIVGDLIFPSIPSEKPGLPFWADDSDEVNRSIGIIREQQPQKIYTGHGGPFSGEEIDTIR is encoded by the coding sequence ATGACACCAATCGAGGTGCACCCGATCAGACTCGGGATAGCAAATGCCTACCTTGTCAGGCAGGAGGGGACCATTCTCGTCGATACGGGAGACGCGGGAAGCGAGGATGCCATCCTTGAGGCGGCGAAGCAACTGGGGATTGCACCGGGTGATATCCGGCTGATCCTGCTCACCCACGGGCATGCCGACCATGCCGGTTCAGCATCCTCCCTCCGGACGATGACCGGGGCGAAGGTGGCCATTCACCGGGATGATGCTGAAAAACTCAGGAGCGGCAACCAGGGAAGGCTGCGGGCGAGGTGCATCACGGGCAGAATCCTGGGACTCTTCTTCAATGCAAAGAAAAAGGCACACTACCCGCCGCTTGAGCCGGACATTCTCATCACCGATTCACTCGATCTCCGCACATACGGGGTTGACGGCACGGTGATCCCAACGCCGGGGCATACCCCCGGTTCGGTCTCGGTGATCCTTGGAGACAATGAGGCGATTGTCGGGGATCTGATCTTCCCGTCCATCCCGTCCGAAAAACCCGGCCTGCCATTCTGGGCGGATGACTCCGATGAAGTAAACCGAAGCATCGGGATCATCCGGGAACAACAGCCGCAGAAGATCTATACAGGCCACGGAGGGCCGTTTTCGGGCGAGGAGATTGACACGATCAGGTGA
- a CDS encoding DUF1059 domain-containing protein, which yields MVSFKCKDIGMDCDFEATAANVQELDEKIARHAREVHQIDPVDKELWMKIHKAEK from the coding sequence ATGGTTTCGTTTAAATGCAAAGATATCGGCATGGACTGCGATTTCGAGGCCACCGCAGCCAATGTGCAGGAACTGGACGAGAAAATCGCCCGACATGCCCGCGAGGTTCATCAAATCGACCCGGTGGACAAGGAGCTGTGGATGAAAATCCACAAAGCAGAAAAGTAA
- a CDS encoding heme-binding protein, translating to MTDTIPYEITGEAGEIEFRKYPAVVLATVDSSGDNAGFNLLFAYITGKNTARNSISMTSPVITSQQIAMTAPVVSDAASMSFVMPPGKTRDEIPDPLDSRVQISTLPAREVAVIRFRGYARKDEVAAAEVRLRDELRSAGIEPVGAPFLMRYNPPWTPGFLRRNEVGLEIKR from the coding sequence ATGACTGATACCATTCCCTATGAAATAACCGGTGAGGCGGGAGAAATTGAGTTCCGTAAGTATCCCGCCGTGGTGCTGGCGACAGTTGACAGTTCGGGTGATAACGCCGGTTTCAATCTGCTCTTTGCCTATATCACGGGTAAAAATACCGCCCGCAACAGCATATCAATGACTTCCCCGGTGATCACGTCCCAACAGATTGCGATGACGGCACCGGTCGTTTCCGATGCGGCATCGATGTCATTTGTCATGCCCCCGGGAAAAACCCGGGACGAGATCCCGGACCCGCTGGACAGCCGGGTACAGATTTCAACGCTGCCCGCCCGGGAGGTTGCCGTCATCCGTTTCCGGGGATATGCCCGAAAGGATGAGGTGGCGGCAGCAGAGGTCCGGCTGCGGGACGAACTCAGATCAGCCGGGATTGAACCGGTCGGAGCGCCATTTCTGATGCGGTATAATCCTCCCTGGACACCCGGTTTCCTGCGAAGAAACGAGGTGGGGCTGGAGATCAAACGGTGA
- a CDS encoding pyridoxamine 5'-phosphate oxidase family protein, which translates to MDPLKIPRMTKDEYDALIERQFISRIAFAGTGNPYIAPFMYVFDKEYLYFLSTKYGRKMQYFAANPQVSVEIEEYMPDLSSFTFISLQGKLEEVTEPAKKKDVREQFVAMMKRHNLSPRVLSALGYSPDDPPEIIINGERAAVWKLVAVKDIVALKNG; encoded by the coding sequence ATGGACCCACTGAAGATACCCCGGATGACCAAAGATGAGTATGATGCCCTGATAGAACGGCAGTTCATCTCCCGGATTGCCTTTGCAGGCACCGGGAACCCGTATATTGCACCCTTCATGTACGTCTTTGACAAAGAGTACCTGTACTTCCTTTCCACGAAATACGGCAGAAAAATGCAATATTTTGCCGCAAACCCGCAGGTATCGGTCGAGATTGAAGAGTACATGCCGGATCTCTCCTCGTTTACTTTTATAAGCCTGCAGGGGAAACTCGAAGAAGTCACAGAACCGGCCAAAAAAAAGGACGTGCGGGAACAGTTCGTTGCGATGATGAAACGGCACAATCTCTCGCCACGCGTCCTCTCTGCACTGGGATACAGTCCGGATGACCCCCCGGAAATCATCATCAACGGAGAGCGTGCCGCGGTCTGGAAACTGGTTGCGGTCAAAGATATAGTGGCCCTGAAAAACGGCTGA
- the msrA gene encoding peptide-methionine (S)-S-oxide reductase MsrA — protein MEERSLKKATFAGGCFWCMQLPFEEVEGVVSAVAGYAGGTKKNPTYEEVSSGTTGHLEAVQVTYDPALVSYERLLDVFWTQIDPTDDAGQFADKGSQYRTAVFFHDEEQKRAAEASKKALDDSGKFAKPVATEILAYSAFYPAEEYHQNYAQKNPREYGLYKTYSGRESFIERTWHTKNVIVYSTPRCMTCHAVKAFLREKNVAFEDIDITANSEARDMLIQKAGFIGAPVVQIGDEFIFGFDRKQIERLLQ, from the coding sequence ATGGAGGAGAGAAGCCTGAAGAAGGCAACATTTGCCGGCGGCTGCTTCTGGTGCATGCAGCTGCCGTTTGAAGAGGTTGAGGGGGTCGTCTCGGCGGTGGCCGGGTATGCCGGCGGAACGAAGAAAAATCCGACATACGAGGAGGTCTCTTCCGGCACAACGGGGCATCTCGAAGCAGTGCAGGTCACCTATGATCCCGCACTGGTCTCGTACGAAAGACTGCTGGATGTGTTCTGGACGCAGATTGATCCAACCGATGATGCCGGTCAGTTCGCAGACAAGGGTTCCCAGTACCGGACCGCCGTTTTCTTCCACGATGAAGAGCAGAAACGGGCGGCAGAAGCCTCGAAGAAGGCTCTGGACGATTCCGGGAAGTTTGCGAAACCCGTTGCGACCGAAATTCTGGCATACTCTGCGTTTTACCCTGCCGAAGAATACCACCAGAATTATGCACAGAAAAATCCCCGGGAATACGGATTGTATAAGACCTATTCCGGCCGTGAGTCGTTTATTGAGAGAACGTGGCACACGAAAAATGTCATTGTCTACTCAACACCGCGGTGCATGACCTGTCATGCGGTAAAAGCGTTTCTCAGGGAGAAGAATGTGGCATTTGAGGACATTGATATCACCGCCAACAGCGAGGCGAGAGATATGCTCATCCAAAAGGCCGGGTTCATCGGGGCCCCTGTTGTCCAAATCGGCGACGAGTTTATCTTCGGGTTTGACCGGAAACAGATAGAGCGCCTGCTGCAGTAA
- a CDS encoding ACT domain-containing protein: protein MKKTIITVVGKDTVGIIAKVCTYLAENDVNVEDISQTIIQGYFNMMMIVDTSSSSKPFGEMVTDLEAIGDEIGLKIRCQHEDIFTRMHRI, encoded by the coding sequence ATGAAGAAAACCATCATCACTGTCGTAGGAAAAGACACCGTCGGCATTATCGCAAAGGTATGCACGTACCTCGCAGAAAACGACGTCAATGTCGAAGACATTTCACAGACCATCATACAGGGCTACTTCAACATGATGATGATCGTTGACACCAGCAGCTCCTCCAAACCGTTTGGTGAGATGGTAACGGATTTAGAGGCTATTGGTGATGAGATCGGTCTGAAGATCCGATGCCAGCATGAAGATATTTTTACCCGGATGCACCGGATCTGA